A genomic stretch from Streptomyces venezuelae ATCC 10712 includes:
- a CDS encoding class I SAM-dependent methyltransferase: MARTYEELIAEAESVSVEGWDFSWLEGRATEQRPSWGYQRLMGERMARASAALDVQTGGGEVLAGVPELPRLVAATESWPPNVAKATRLLHPLGVVVVADEDEPPLPFADEAFDLVVSRHPVTVWWEEIARVLKPGGTYLSQQVGPASVFELVEFFLGPQPEEIRRKRHPDDARREAEAAGLEVVDVRAESLRTEFHDVGAVVYFLRKVIWMVPGFTVDGYRDRLRDLHDLIGREGPFVAHTTRFLIEARKPAAS, encoded by the coding sequence ATGGCACGGACATATGAGGAACTGATCGCGGAGGCCGAATCGGTCTCGGTGGAGGGCTGGGACTTCTCCTGGCTCGAAGGGAGGGCTACGGAGCAGCGCCCGTCGTGGGGCTACCAGCGGTTGATGGGTGAGCGCATGGCGCGTGCGTCGGCGGCCTTGGACGTCCAGACCGGTGGCGGAGAGGTGCTGGCCGGAGTGCCGGAGCTGCCCCGGCTGGTGGCGGCCACGGAGTCCTGGCCGCCGAACGTCGCGAAGGCCACGCGGTTGCTGCATCCCCTGGGGGTGGTGGTCGTGGCGGACGAGGACGAGCCGCCGCTGCCGTTCGCGGACGAGGCGTTCGACCTGGTGGTCAGCCGGCACCCGGTGACGGTGTGGTGGGAGGAGATCGCCCGCGTCCTGAAGCCGGGCGGTACGTATCTGTCCCAGCAGGTCGGCCCGGCCAGCGTGTTCGAGCTCGTGGAGTTCTTCCTCGGCCCCCAGCCCGAGGAGATCCGCCGCAAGCGGCATCCGGACGACGCGCGCAGGGAGGCGGAAGCGGCGGGGCTGGAGGTCGTGGACGTACGGGCGGAGTCGTTGCGCACGGAGTTCCACGACGTGGGGGCGGTGGTCTACTTCCTGCGGAAGGTGATCTGGATGGTGCCGGGCTTCACGGTCGACGGGTACCGGGACCGGCTGCGGGACCTGCACGACCTGATCGGCCGTGAGGGCCCGTTCGTCGCCCACACCACACGGTTCCTGATCGAGGCGCGCAAGCCCGCCGCTTCCTGA
- a CDS encoding cytochrome P450, giving the protein MSESLHTVTTLPTERQTGCPFDPPAELIDARQHGGISRCTHPGGKPGYLITGYDLVRSVLADPRFSSRKDLLNVVDFELPPAPPGEFLLMDEPQHSRYRKPLVGKFTVRRMRLLTERIEQITTECLDAMEEAGPSADLVAAFAKPIPTIVICELLGVPYEDRASFQEQIDTFMSGETSDEDLIAAYTATQTYLAELVAAKRAKPTDDVLSELTDSDLTDEELQGISLILLAAGFDTTANMLSLGTFALLQHPAQLAALQADPGLIDQAVEELLRYLSVAKTFMRTALVDVEVGGHTVEAGTTVVLSYSTANRDPERFDDPHVLDVHRKQGGHLAFGHGIHLCLGQQLARVEMRIAIAALLDRFPTLRLAVPAEEVALRPETADIYGVKSLPVTWDV; this is encoded by the coding sequence ATGAGCGAGTCCCTCCACACCGTCACCACGCTGCCGACCGAGCGTCAGACCGGGTGCCCCTTCGACCCGCCGGCGGAACTGATCGACGCACGCCAACACGGTGGCATCAGCCGGTGCACCCATCCCGGCGGCAAGCCCGGCTATCTGATCACCGGTTACGACCTCGTCCGATCCGTACTGGCCGATCCCCGGTTCAGCTCGCGCAAGGACCTCCTGAACGTCGTCGACTTCGAGCTCCCGCCCGCCCCTCCGGGCGAGTTCCTCCTCATGGACGAGCCCCAGCATTCGCGCTACCGGAAGCCGCTCGTCGGCAAGTTCACCGTGCGGCGCATGCGACTGCTCACCGAACGCATCGAGCAGATCACCACGGAATGCCTGGACGCCATGGAGGAGGCCGGGCCGTCGGCGGACCTCGTGGCCGCGTTCGCCAAGCCGATCCCCACCATCGTCATCTGCGAGCTGCTGGGCGTTCCGTACGAGGACCGTGCCTCGTTCCAGGAGCAGATCGACACGTTCATGAGCGGCGAGACGAGCGACGAGGACCTCATCGCGGCGTACACCGCCACCCAGACCTACCTCGCCGAGCTGGTGGCCGCCAAGCGCGCGAAACCCACCGACGACGTGCTGAGCGAACTGACCGACAGCGACCTCACCGACGAGGAACTGCAGGGCATCAGCCTGATCCTGCTCGCGGCCGGCTTCGACACGACCGCGAACATGCTCTCCCTCGGTACCTTCGCCCTTCTGCAGCACCCGGCCCAACTGGCCGCGCTGCAGGCCGACCCCGGCCTCATCGACCAGGCCGTCGAAGAGCTGCTGCGGTACCTCAGCGTCGCGAAGACGTTCATGCGGACCGCGCTCGTCGACGTCGAGGTCGGCGGCCACACCGTCGAGGCGGGCACGACCGTCGTCCTGTCGTACAGCACGGCCAACCGCGACCCCGAGCGCTTCGACGACCCCCACGTGCTCGACGTGCACCGGAAGCAGGGCGGGCACCTGGCCTTCGGCCACGGCATCCACCTGTGCCTGGGTCAGCAACTCGCCCGCGTCGAGATGCGGATCGCGATCGCCGCGCTGCTCGACCGCTTCCCCACGCTGCGCCTCGCCGTCCCCGCCGAGGAGGTCGCCCTGCGGCCCGAGACCGCGGACATCTACGGGGTGAAGAGCCTTCCCGTCACCTGGGACGTATGA
- a CDS encoding MFS transporter, translated as MSLLERSRPAPPAQAPRPVPALWLALLATPLAASANSPVLILPSMAGSFDVQTATATWLVTVFAWAVAVGTPLMAALLRRRGLRPTLRLGAALITAGTAVVALAPWLPLALAGRAAQAIGGAGLITVAMSLAGSVRRMGVITAGFGILGAVGPLLGSTIAGAASWRLSLAVGAVALLAVPAITRRADLSAPRDTTPFDGRGAALLVILATALVLIPRYPLPAVIASLAAAAFLALHLRTRPDGFVPASLLRTRTFVLSTLLACTVATSYFTLLFTVPQLLHHRTGWTTSTIGTGQMIALLVGSTLSMALAAVSARLSRPRLLTIVLAAGVLAPLTAAFAPWPPLLLLAATLAVFATSAGQATLAVYASQAAPDTLRPTAIGLFNLGYQLGGAFGPAIAALVILSA; from the coding sequence GTGTCCCTGCTCGAACGTTCCCGTCCCGCCCCGCCGGCCCAGGCGCCGCGCCCCGTCCCCGCCCTCTGGCTGGCTCTGCTCGCCACTCCCCTGGCCGCCAGCGCCAACAGCCCCGTTCTCATCCTCCCTTCCATGGCCGGTTCCTTCGACGTCCAGACCGCTACGGCGACCTGGCTCGTTACCGTCTTCGCCTGGGCCGTCGCCGTCGGCACCCCCCTCATGGCGGCGCTGCTGCGCCGTCGCGGACTGCGCCCCACGCTCCGCCTGGGCGCGGCCCTGATCACCGCCGGCACCGCGGTCGTCGCCCTCGCGCCCTGGCTGCCGCTGGCCCTGGCAGGCCGCGCCGCCCAGGCGATAGGCGGCGCCGGGCTGATCACCGTGGCCATGAGCCTCGCCGGATCGGTCCGCCGGATGGGCGTGATCACCGCGGGCTTCGGAATCCTCGGCGCGGTCGGACCCCTCCTCGGCTCCACGATCGCCGGCGCGGCTTCCTGGCGCCTCTCCCTCGCCGTCGGTGCCGTCGCCCTCCTCGCCGTACCCGCGATCACGCGCCGCGCCGACCTGTCCGCGCCCCGGGACACCACTCCGTTCGACGGCCGTGGCGCCGCGCTCCTCGTCATCCTCGCCACCGCGCTGGTCCTCATCCCCCGCTACCCGCTGCCGGCCGTCATCGCCTCCCTCGCGGCAGCGGCGTTCCTGGCCCTGCACCTCCGCACCCGGCCCGACGGTTTCGTCCCGGCCTCCCTGCTGCGGACCAGGACGTTCGTCCTCTCCACGCTGCTCGCCTGCACCGTCGCGACCTCGTACTTCACGCTGCTGTTCACCGTCCCGCAGCTGCTCCACCACCGCACCGGCTGGACGACCTCCACGATCGGCACCGGCCAGATGATCGCCCTCCTCGTCGGCTCGACGCTCTCCATGGCCCTCGCCGCGGTCTCCGCGCGGCTGAGCCGTCCCCGGCTCCTGACGATCGTGCTGGCCGCCGGCGTACTCGCCCCGCTCACCGCGGCGTTCGCTCCTTGGCCTCCGCTGCTCCTGCTCGCCGCGACGCTCGCGGTCTTCGCCACCAGCGCCGGCCAGGCCACCCTCGCGGTGTACGCGAGCCAGGCGGCGCCTGACACTCTGCGCCCCACGGCGATCGGCCTGTTCAACCTCGGCTACCAGCTGGGCGGCGCCTTCGGTCCCGCGATCGCCGCCCTCGTCATCCTCAGCGCCTGA
- a CDS encoding MarR family winged helix-turn-helix transcriptional regulator has protein sequence MIDKSVKASAAAHGVEHGEFDVLTTLQRSGPPYALTAGAFLKASMVTSGAITNRIDRMEAKGLVERVRDTADRRTIKIRLTDHGHEVTCAAFADHLANYARLLADVDRDLVAQTAAGLRQILETLGDTGIGVTAARIGPRGPAPAAPPGPRNDPPREPNYAPGERRRAPPALTPHS, from the coding sequence GTGATCGACAAATCCGTGAAGGCCTCGGCCGCCGCGCACGGCGTGGAGCACGGAGAGTTCGACGTCCTCACCACGCTCCAGCGCTCCGGCCCGCCCTACGCGCTCACGGCCGGAGCCTTCCTGAAGGCGTCGATGGTGACCTCGGGCGCGATCACCAACCGCATCGACCGGATGGAGGCCAAGGGCCTGGTGGAGCGCGTACGGGACACCGCGGACCGGCGCACCATCAAGATCCGCCTCACCGATCACGGCCACGAAGTCACCTGCGCGGCCTTCGCCGACCACCTGGCCAACTACGCACGACTCCTCGCCGACGTGGACCGCGACCTGGTCGCGCAGACCGCGGCCGGTCTGCGACAGATCTTGGAAACCCTCGGCGACACGGGCATCGGAGTAACAGCAGCACGGATCGGGCCCCGCGGGCCGGCCCCGGCCGCGCCACCGGGGCCACGGAACGATCCGCCGCGCGAACCGAACTACGCGCCGGGCGAAAGGAGACGCGCCCCGCCCGCGCTCACCCCACACTCGTGA
- a CDS encoding metallophosphoesterase family protein: MLSRVAVLSDIHGVLPALEAVLAEPDLVSADRIVLTGDITAGPQPTQVLDLLTGLGDRVSWIGGNADRELVEYRRGLRDTIPDPIAPWAAEQLREDHIDLLASLPRSLRLPVDRLGKVLFCHATPRDDEEVVLVDSRLDRWEEVFEGLDTDVRTVVCGHTHMPFVRLVHGRLVVNPGSVGMPYGRPGAHWALLGPGVELRTTHFDPQAAATRLSRDSSYPDIAAWSDHFLHARTTDAEALKTFAPRDGRDC, translated from the coding sequence ATGCTGAGCCGAGTAGCCGTCCTGTCCGACATCCACGGAGTCCTGCCGGCCCTGGAGGCAGTACTCGCCGAACCCGACCTCGTCAGCGCCGATCGCATCGTGCTCACCGGCGACATCACCGCCGGCCCGCAGCCCACCCAGGTCCTCGACCTGCTGACCGGCCTCGGAGACCGCGTCAGCTGGATCGGCGGCAACGCGGACCGCGAACTCGTCGAATACCGGCGGGGCCTCCGCGACACGATCCCGGATCCGATCGCCCCCTGGGCGGCCGAACAGTTACGCGAGGACCACATCGACCTTCTCGCCTCACTGCCGCGATCGCTCCGTCTCCCCGTGGACCGCCTGGGGAAAGTGCTGTTCTGCCACGCCACACCGCGCGACGACGAGGAGGTCGTCCTGGTCGACTCCCGCCTCGACCGCTGGGAGGAGGTCTTCGAGGGACTCGACACCGACGTCCGGACCGTGGTCTGCGGACACACCCACATGCCGTTCGTCCGCCTCGTCCACGGCCGACTAGTCGTCAACCCCGGCAGCGTCGGAATGCCGTACGGCCGACCGGGAGCACACTGGGCCCTCCTGGGCCCGGGCGTAGAACTCCGCACCACCCATTTCGACCCCCAAGCCGCAGCCACCCGCCTCTCCCGGGACTCGTCCTACCCCGACATAGCGGCATGGTCCGACCACTTCCTCCACGCCCGCACAACCGACGCCGAAGCCCTGAAAACCTTCGCCCCCCGGGACGGACGTGACTGCTAA
- a CDS encoding transposase, translated as MLSLTDVPWARIEPLLPDRAPKRVGRWRGHRQVIDAIVFKYHTRTPWMDRPEYFCSWKGAHDGLRKWAAEAPGIDQKRFGFRVAVGV; from the coding sequence ATGCTGTCGTTGACTGATGTCCCGTGGGCGAGGATCGAGCCGTTGCTGCCGGACCGGGCTCCGAAGCGGGTTGGACGGTGGCGTGGTCACCGGCAGGTGATCGACGCGATCGTGTTCAAGTACCACACCAGAACGCCGTGGATGGACCGGCCCGAGTACTTTTGCTCGTGGAAAGGCGCTCACGACGGCCTGCGGAAGTGGGCGGCTGAGGCACCTGGTATTGATCAGAAGCGGTTCGGGTTCCGGGTCGCTGTAGGGGTGTGA
- a CDS encoding sporulation protein has translation MVFKRLLGSGSGRKTDGIPLEADTLLPDEPVRPGEILRGEVVLRALDRDVRIRTVNARLVADVAPAAVTKSTTPDGNTDTGVTLAHFEVTSLFTIPKGEERRVPLRYRLKWETPVSEVRGLPLAGMRIGLYTEVDADGIADRTDVDTVRIETTPLHETLLDAFAAAGYTCHSAWVDPEYLPRTERQILYSRQGFHLAATAADRPRDLELYVHSNAVGAEIYLRRAALSEKDWWGKPPALRYVAAHHEIGHEDFEAKTRQWIDDVAALPDTAVDDRERVHYHLDSPRWWRDT, from the coding sequence ATGGTGTTCAAACGACTGCTCGGCAGTGGAAGCGGCCGCAAGACAGACGGCATACCGCTGGAAGCCGACACACTCCTCCCGGACGAACCGGTGCGCCCCGGGGAGATCCTGCGCGGCGAGGTGGTACTGCGCGCGCTCGACCGGGACGTGCGGATCCGGACGGTCAACGCGCGCCTGGTCGCCGACGTGGCCCCCGCCGCCGTCACCAAGAGCACGACGCCGGACGGCAACACGGACACCGGCGTCACCCTCGCCCACTTCGAGGTGACGAGCCTCTTCACCATCCCGAAGGGCGAGGAACGCCGGGTGCCGCTCCGGTACCGGCTGAAGTGGGAGACCCCGGTCTCCGAGGTGCGCGGGTTGCCGCTGGCCGGGATGCGGATCGGTCTGTACACGGAGGTTGATGCCGACGGCATCGCGGACCGCACGGACGTCGACACGGTCCGCATCGAGACGACGCCCCTGCACGAGACCCTCCTCGATGCCTTCGCCGCCGCCGGATACACCTGCCACAGCGCGTGGGTCGACCCCGAGTACCTTCCGCGCACCGAGCGGCAGATCCTCTACAGCCGACAGGGGTTCCATCTCGCCGCGACCGCCGCGGACCGCCCACGGGACCTGGAACTGTACGTCCACTCCAACGCGGTCGGCGCCGAGATCTACCTCCGAAGGGCCGCCTTGTCGGAGAAGGATTGGTGGGGCAAGCCCCCGGCCCTCCGGTACGTCGCCGCCCACCACGAGATCGGCCACGAAGACTTCGAGGCCAAGACTCGGCAGTGGATCGACGACGTCGCCGCACTGCCCGATACCGCCGTCGATGACCGCGAGCGAGTCCACTACCACCTGGACAGCCCCCGATGGTGGCGCGATACCTAA
- a CDS encoding aldo/keto reductase, giving the protein MEQRTLGTQGLVASAIGYGAMGTAIGYGPSDDARAIAAIRRAYEIGVTHFDTAEMYGWGEGEKLLGRALAPIRDEVTIATKFGLTPATGPNSQPDHIREVVDNSLRNLHTDVIDVLYQHAPDPGVPIEEVVGAMREFVDAGKVRYLGLSNAGEDTIRRAHAVHPISVLQNEYSLFAPRDTASLFPVLEELGIGLIAYSPLARGFLSGAVQSRDHYTADDFRQGQAWWGPENFEANLAIVGKLTELAEGRGATLAQLSLAWLLAQREYVVPIPGSRNSDRVDENTAAVDLVLTVADLARIAEIVPDGGLAGHVN; this is encoded by the coding sequence ATGGAACAGCGGACTTTGGGAACCCAGGGCCTGGTCGCCTCGGCGATCGGTTATGGCGCGATGGGGACCGCCATCGGCTACGGTCCCTCGGACGATGCTCGGGCGATCGCCGCGATTCGGCGCGCGTACGAGATCGGTGTCACTCACTTCGACACGGCGGAGATGTACGGCTGGGGCGAGGGCGAGAAGCTCCTCGGTCGCGCCCTCGCCCCGATCCGCGACGAGGTCACGATCGCGACGAAGTTCGGCCTCACCCCGGCCACGGGCCCCAACTCGCAGCCCGACCACATCCGTGAGGTGGTCGACAACAGCCTGCGCAATCTCCACACCGACGTTATCGACGTGCTGTACCAGCACGCGCCTGACCCCGGCGTGCCGATCGAAGAAGTCGTCGGCGCGATGCGGGAGTTCGTCGACGCGGGCAAGGTCAGGTACCTCGGTCTGTCCAACGCAGGCGAGGACACCATCCGCCGCGCCCACGCCGTGCACCCGATCTCGGTCCTGCAGAACGAGTACTCGCTCTTCGCGCCCCGCGACACCGCCTCTCTCTTCCCCGTCCTGGAGGAACTCGGCATCGGCCTCATCGCCTACTCCCCGCTCGCCCGCGGCTTCCTCAGCGGCGCGGTGCAGTCCCGCGACCACTACACCGCCGACGACTTCCGCCAGGGCCAGGCCTGGTGGGGGCCGGAGAACTTCGAGGCCAACCTCGCCATCGTGGGCAAGCTGACCGAGCTGGCCGAGGGCAGGGGCGCCACCCTTGCCCAGCTCTCCCTCGCCTGGCTGCTGGCGCAGAGGGAGTACGTCGTCCCCATCCCCGGCTCGCGGAACTCCGATCGCGTCGACGAGAACACCGCCGCCGTCGACCTGGTTCTCACCGTCGCCGACCTTGCCCGTATCGCCGAGATCGTCCCCGACGGCGGGCTCGCCGGGCACGTCAACTGA
- a CDS encoding DUF7507 domain-containing protein: protein MDTSHNPVDIHMELWDQDDLTADDPIRWNGSSNDLNLKFDLMTCAFTGGGLTSQQGAGVPTLAGESEGTGEDTARGYFTITTPSCLNVANSVDSDGDSLMNSWEVAGRGYDFDGDGNVDLPLGDQPYGAVPYRKDLFVEVDYMAETKPQAGALADVVKAFAEAPVDSYPDPADATKTKFRGVNLHAMEGEAVTTVNPLMWKSNGPGAADDFNDLKSGSPTSPCDGFFGTAADRASLNCANILNAKRQAFRYMIFAITFFDTSTPPKASTASGSSEWTSVGPQGGNDFIVTLDTWSPSTLADIGHRKNSEAATFMHELGHTLSLAHGGNDAVNCKPNYLSVMNYTLQFAGKDPDRPLDYSSAARGTALGTTPATVLNETSLNENNGVRGTPSPARNTVYGVAGKLRVAPATNGPIDWNGTGGDKESGIPADINYIQSIGPDDGGCSKASPGQSLGGFDDWANIQYNPRLNADFFADGDRPILPELTEETVRAMFQQADLKIAKSADEADATGGDTVHYTTTVTDLGPGTATALHVDDTLPDGSTQHRSLADLANGATATVTPAFTYLVPCSTADGTVLTNRATVTGTDTEGVPDPYTDDNTARATTTVHAPVLTVDKAATATVNAGQAITHTLTYANTGSGAASSVTLTDTLPAGVYYSHALDLGAGPKPSSVTLNNDGTRTLVWNVGNLPAHSGDRQIVFTARPTLLALAGTTYTDTVSVSYKNAGGACTFAPVTDSATTTITVVPPSRDPLSQGFWKNHPELWTAEFLARVQATDQRYDTDRSGALSTAEVTAAFGGSTAPKSVLGKQLMAVYFNLATRRINAGTAIVSRTAQALGLHNVRDAAIYAQDTLLLPVNPGTAQRYSRIIGILDDINANRIERY from the coding sequence GTGGACACCAGTCACAACCCGGTCGACATCCACATGGAGCTGTGGGACCAGGACGATCTGACCGCCGACGACCCCATCAGGTGGAACGGCTCCAGCAACGACCTGAACCTGAAATTCGACCTGATGACCTGCGCGTTCACCGGCGGTGGTCTGACCAGTCAACAGGGAGCGGGCGTCCCCACCCTCGCCGGTGAGAGCGAGGGCACCGGGGAGGATACGGCCCGGGGCTACTTCACGATCACCACGCCCTCGTGCCTGAACGTGGCCAACAGCGTGGACAGCGACGGCGACAGCCTCATGAACAGCTGGGAAGTCGCCGGCAGGGGCTACGACTTCGATGGTGACGGGAACGTGGACCTGCCCCTGGGGGACCAGCCGTACGGGGCCGTCCCCTACCGCAAGGACCTGTTCGTCGAGGTGGACTACATGGCCGAGACCAAGCCGCAGGCCGGTGCCCTCGCCGACGTGGTCAAGGCGTTCGCCGAAGCCCCGGTCGATTCGTACCCCGATCCGGCCGACGCGACGAAGACCAAATTCCGGGGCGTCAACCTGCATGCGATGGAGGGGGAGGCCGTCACGACCGTGAACCCCCTCATGTGGAAGTCGAACGGCCCCGGAGCAGCGGACGACTTCAACGACCTGAAGAGCGGGAGCCCGACGAGCCCTTGCGACGGTTTCTTCGGCACGGCCGCCGACAGAGCCAGCCTCAACTGCGCGAACATTCTGAATGCGAAACGCCAGGCGTTCCGCTACATGATCTTCGCCATCACTTTCTTCGATACCTCCACTCCGCCCAAAGCGTCCACGGCGTCCGGCAGTTCCGAGTGGACATCGGTGGGCCCCCAGGGCGGCAACGATTTCATCGTGACGCTGGATACCTGGAGTCCCTCGACCCTCGCCGATATCGGCCATCGCAAGAATTCCGAAGCCGCCACCTTCATGCACGAGCTCGGACACACACTGAGCCTGGCACACGGTGGCAACGATGCTGTCAACTGCAAACCGAACTACCTCAGCGTGATGAACTACACGCTGCAGTTCGCGGGCAAAGACCCCGATAGGCCGCTGGACTATTCCAGCGCGGCCCGGGGCACGGCCCTCGGTACGACCCCGGCCACCGTGCTCAACGAGACGAGCCTCAACGAGAACAACGGCGTACGCGGGACGCCTTCACCCGCGCGCAACACCGTCTACGGAGTCGCCGGCAAGCTGCGCGTCGCCCCCGCCACGAACGGCCCCATCGACTGGAACGGAACCGGCGGAGACAAGGAATCCGGCATCCCGGCCGACATCAACTACATCCAGTCCATCGGCCCTGACGACGGCGGATGCAGCAAGGCCAGCCCCGGCCAGAGCCTGGGCGGCTTCGACGACTGGGCGAACATCCAGTACAACCCCCGCCTCAACGCCGATTTCTTCGCCGACGGAGACCGGCCCATCCTGCCGGAGCTGACCGAGGAGACGGTCCGCGCCATGTTCCAGCAGGCCGACCTCAAGATCGCCAAGTCCGCCGACGAGGCCGACGCCACCGGCGGGGACACGGTGCACTACACGACCACCGTGACCGACCTCGGCCCCGGTACCGCCACCGCCCTCCACGTCGACGACACCCTGCCGGACGGCAGCACCCAGCACCGCTCGCTCGCCGACCTGGCCAACGGCGCCACCGCCACCGTCACGCCCGCCTTCACCTACCTCGTACCGTGCAGCACGGCCGACGGCACCGTCCTCACCAACCGCGCCACGGTCACCGGAACCGACACCGAAGGCGTGCCCGACCCCTACACCGACGACAACACGGCACGGGCCACCACCACCGTGCACGCCCCGGTCCTGACCGTGGACAAGGCCGCCACGGCCACCGTGAACGCGGGCCAGGCCATCACGCACACCCTCACCTACGCGAACACGGGGAGCGGCGCCGCATCCAGCGTCACCCTCACCGACACCCTTCCGGCGGGCGTGTACTACAGCCACGCCCTGGACCTCGGCGCCGGCCCCAAGCCGAGTTCCGTGACCCTCAACAACGACGGCACCCGGACCCTCGTCTGGAACGTCGGCAACCTCCCGGCCCACTCCGGCGACCGGCAGATCGTCTTCACCGCGCGGCCGACGCTCCTGGCCCTGGCCGGCACCACGTACACCGACACCGTGTCCGTCAGCTACAAGAACGCCGGAGGGGCGTGCACCTTCGCGCCCGTCACGGACTCCGCCACCACCACCATCACCGTCGTCCCGCCCAGCCGCGACCCCCTCTCCCAGGGCTTCTGGAAGAACCACCCGGAGCTGTGGACCGCCGAGTTCCTGGCCCGCGTACAGGCCACCGACCAGCGGTACGACACCGACCGGAGCGGTGCCCTGTCCACCGCCGAGGTCACCGCGGCCTTCGGCGGCAGCACCGCGCCCAAGAGCGTGCTGGGCAAGCAGCTGATGGCCGTCTACTTCAACCTCGCCACCCGGCGCATCAACGCCGGAACGGCCATCGTCTCGCGGACCGCCCAGGCCCTGGGCCTGCACAACGTCCGTGATGCCGCGATCTACGCACAGGACACGCTGCTCCTCCCGGTGAACCCCGGCACCGCGCAGCGCTACAGCAGGATCATCGGGATCCTGGACGACATCAACGCCAACAGGATCGAGCGGTACTGA
- a CDS encoding GNAT family N-acetyltransferase, whose protein sequence is MKSAKISGGSTTEYVILDAVELAADPELQGRLAESAHRILADLVDGGAALGWVKPPSPDEVADLLAHVVSAARAGDAALRFAFVERRLVGLGYWLRYARPTHRPHADLEKVAVDAAVHGRGVGRALTAALIADARKAGIEVLTLDARGDNTGALHLYRSLGFTEYGRLPDFVAVGERRYDKVFCMLDFRRHD, encoded by the coding sequence ATGAAATCAGCCAAGATCAGCGGCGGTTCGACCACGGAGTACGTCATCCTCGACGCCGTGGAATTGGCCGCCGATCCGGAGCTCCAAGGCCGGCTCGCGGAGTCGGCCCACCGGATCCTGGCCGACCTGGTCGACGGCGGTGCCGCGCTCGGCTGGGTGAAACCGCCCTCGCCGGACGAGGTGGCGGACCTTCTCGCGCATGTCGTGTCAGCGGCGCGGGCGGGGGACGCGGCCCTCCGTTTCGCCTTCGTCGAACGCCGGCTCGTCGGACTGGGTTACTGGCTCCGCTACGCCCGCCCGACCCATCGACCCCACGCCGATCTGGAGAAGGTCGCGGTGGACGCCGCCGTCCACGGCCGCGGGGTGGGCCGCGCGCTGACCGCCGCCCTGATCGCGGACGCCCGGAAGGCCGGCATCGAGGTCCTCACCCTGGACGCCCGCGGCGACAACACCGGCGCCCTGCACCTCTACCGGTCGCTGGGCTTCACGGAGTACGGCCGCCTGCCCGACTTCGTCGCCGTCGGCGAGCGGCGCTACGACAAGGTCTTCTGCATGCTCGACTTCCGGCGGCACGACTGA